Proteins from a genomic interval of Luteibacter pinisoli:
- the efpL gene encoding elongation factor P-like protein EfpL: MKASDVKKGNVVENDGTVYQVRDIERSSPSARGGNITYRFTLYSVPGNRKFDLSIRADDELKEVDLLRRAAKFSYMDGEAFVFMDDEDYTQYTLDAAVVGDNSGYVVEDAEGYYIQVIDDAPVGLQVPSSVVLVVVDTAPEMKGSSATKRNKPARLNTGIEIQVPEYITNGEKVTVNTLTGEFSGRAS; the protein is encoded by the coding sequence ATGAAAGCATCCGACGTAAAGAAGGGAAATGTCGTCGAGAACGACGGCACCGTGTACCAGGTGCGTGATATCGAACGCAGCTCGCCCAGCGCGCGCGGCGGCAACATCACCTACCGCTTCACGCTCTACAGTGTCCCGGGCAACCGCAAGTTCGACCTCAGCATCCGTGCCGACGATGAACTGAAGGAAGTCGACCTGCTCCGCCGCGCCGCGAAGTTCTCGTACATGGATGGCGAGGCCTTCGTCTTCATGGACGACGAGGACTACACCCAGTACACGCTGGACGCCGCCGTCGTCGGCGACAACTCCGGCTACGTGGTCGAAGATGCCGAGGGCTACTACATCCAGGTCATCGACGATGCACCGGTGGGCCTGCAGGTACCCAGCAGCGTCGTGCTGGTGGTGGTCGACACCGCGCCGGAAATGAAGGGCTCCAGCGCCACCAAGCGCAACAAGCCGGCCAGGCTCAACACCGGCATCGAGATCCAGGTGCCGGAGTACATCACCAACGGCGAGAAGGTGACGGTGAACACCCTCACCGGTGAATTCTCGGGCCGCGCCTCGTGA
- a CDS encoding FUSC family protein — MMSNGYSLRASVIDTLIRTKRPDVPVRVALRNTAAVILPLAIGIYAGYPQAGIGIAAGALDTMFSDQPGPYQQRLSRLFLAALSAGVAGLVGFLIGSHVVPMAFACIVCGFFGGLLVVFGPDLARVGMTSMLLLVICAAVPTDWRGALGGFASIFAGGMLLAVFSIAAWPLQRYLPERRALASVYRGLADLAAQPLKEGEAPVLTEAMNDLQTTLLGRHHARGRAMEAFRVLLELAERVRLELVAMAELETRRDGMGEMFRTDAARVLRATAAALDAAEPPERAQRALATLQASERALLSAGATGMGLTAHIQALSGQLAAVVRNTNWAGSRGEERAQREETILPETLRSTSPLATIRANLTPHSVAFRHAVRCAVVLTLAVVVSRYFALPHGYWLPMTAAIVLRPDFAATFNFGLLRVVGTVLGLMLTTFLLRLTPDVVWAHLTVMTLLCVAFRYLAGAHYGIAVAALTGTVVVLLSFEGVDPFNAMSDRVLNTALGSAMALLAYVLWPSWERHRARTALSEMLCAYADYLDALVAPADPRRRQEVRSATRTARTNAQASVDRMRAEPGTPAVLQELAETLYANGNRVARTGMTLEALIESGETPPEWEHVGPFIREASQELRRQGQALTHAEPVTTPPGLREHQRALVDALARTPDRALADAVARLTDRLTDNVDTIAHVVTRRSTAPA; from the coding sequence ATCATGAGTAACGGTTATTCGCTTCGCGCCAGCGTCATCGATACGCTGATCCGGACGAAGCGTCCCGATGTCCCCGTGCGCGTGGCCTTGCGCAACACCGCGGCGGTGATCCTGCCGCTCGCCATCGGCATCTATGCGGGCTACCCGCAGGCCGGCATCGGCATCGCCGCCGGTGCGCTCGACACCATGTTTTCCGACCAGCCCGGCCCGTACCAGCAGCGGCTGAGCCGGCTGTTCCTCGCGGCACTTTCGGCGGGCGTCGCCGGCCTGGTGGGCTTCCTCATCGGCAGCCACGTCGTGCCCATGGCCTTCGCCTGCATCGTGTGCGGCTTCTTCGGCGGCCTGCTCGTCGTGTTCGGGCCGGACCTCGCGCGCGTCGGCATGACCAGCATGCTGCTGCTCGTCATCTGCGCCGCCGTCCCCACGGACTGGCGTGGCGCCCTCGGCGGGTTCGCCTCGATTTTTGCCGGCGGCATGTTGCTGGCCGTGTTCTCCATCGCCGCGTGGCCCCTGCAACGCTACCTGCCCGAGCGCCGGGCCCTGGCCAGCGTCTATCGCGGCCTGGCCGACCTGGCGGCCCAGCCGCTGAAGGAAGGCGAAGCGCCCGTACTCACCGAGGCGATGAACGACCTGCAGACCACCCTGCTCGGCCGGCACCACGCACGCGGCCGCGCGATGGAAGCGTTCCGCGTGTTGCTGGAACTGGCCGAGCGCGTGCGCCTCGAACTCGTTGCCATGGCCGAACTGGAAACCCGGCGCGACGGCATGGGCGAGATGTTCCGCACCGATGCCGCGCGGGTGCTCCGCGCCACCGCCGCCGCGCTGGATGCCGCCGAGCCGCCGGAGCGCGCGCAGCGTGCGCTGGCGACCCTGCAGGCCAGCGAGCGCGCCCTGCTCTCCGCCGGCGCCACCGGCATGGGCCTCACCGCCCACATCCAGGCGCTCTCCGGCCAGCTCGCCGCCGTGGTGCGTAACACCAACTGGGCCGGCAGCCGCGGCGAAGAACGCGCGCAACGCGAAGAAACCATCCTGCCGGAAACACTGCGCAGTACCTCGCCGCTGGCGACGATCCGCGCCAACCTGACGCCGCATTCGGTGGCCTTCCGGCATGCCGTGCGCTGCGCGGTGGTGCTCACCCTCGCCGTTGTCGTCTCGCGGTACTTCGCCTTGCCGCACGGCTACTGGCTGCCAATGACGGCCGCCATCGTGCTGCGCCCGGACTTCGCTGCCACGTTCAACTTCGGCCTGCTGCGTGTCGTCGGCACCGTGCTGGGCCTGATGCTCACCACCTTCCTCCTGCGGCTGACGCCTGACGTGGTCTGGGCCCATCTCACGGTGATGACCCTGCTTTGCGTCGCGTTCCGCTACCTGGCCGGGGCGCACTACGGGATCGCCGTCGCGGCACTGACCGGCACCGTCGTCGTGCTGCTCTCCTTCGAAGGCGTGGACCCGTTCAATGCGATGAGCGACCGCGTGCTGAATACGGCACTCGGCAGCGCGATGGCCTTGCTCGCCTACGTGCTGTGGCCCTCGTGGGAACGGCACCGCGCACGCACGGCCCTGTCGGAAATGCTGTGCGCTTATGCCGACTACCTCGACGCCCTCGTCGCGCCGGCCGATCCGCGCCGACGCCAGGAAGTACGCAGCGCCACGCGCACCGCACGCACCAATGCCCAGGCGTCGGTGGACCGCATGCGTGCCGAACCGGGCACGCCGGCCGTGCTGCAGGAACTGGCCGAGACCCTCTACGCCAACGGCAACCGCGTGGCCCGTACCGGCATGACCCTCGAAGCGCTGATCGAATCCGGGGAGACGCCGCCGGAGTGGGAGCATGTCGGCCCCTTCATCAGGGAGGCGTCACAGGAACTGCGCCGCCAGGGCCAGGCGCTGACCCACGCCGAGCCGGTGACCACGCCGCCCGGCCTGCGCGAGCACCAGCGCGCCCTGGTGGACGCCCTGGCGCGCACGCCCGACCGCGCGCTGGCCGACGCCGTCGCCCGCCTCACCGACCGGCTCACCGACAACGTCGACACCATCGCCCACGTGGTCACCCGCCGCAGCACCGCCCCGGCCTGA
- a CDS encoding amidohydrolase family protein, whose amino-acid sequence MLKIDTHAHILPRDWPDLASRFGDDRFPVMTHSGGHHRIYRGGKFFREVWESAFDIDHRIADYARFGVGVQVVSTVPVMFSYWAKGYQALELHTHLNDDMAAACEARPRHYAGIGTVPLQSPDLAIREMERCIGELGLQGVQIGSHCNDWNLDAPELFPFFEAAADLGAAVLVHPWDMMGTDTMPKYWLPWLVGMPAEQSRAACSLIFGGVLERLPDLKVMLAHGGGSFPYSIGRIEHGFRMRPDLVATDNARNPRDYFSRLFFDSCVHDDAALRFLLDTVGSERVMLGTDYPFPLGEQEPGSGIEALGLDDATRARLFHGTALEWLGVPLSRFQPVAAVA is encoded by the coding sequence ATGCTGAAGATCGATACCCACGCGCACATCCTGCCCCGCGACTGGCCCGATCTGGCCTCTCGCTTCGGCGACGACCGCTTTCCGGTCATGACGCACAGCGGCGGCCACCACCGCATCTATCGCGGCGGCAAATTCTTCCGCGAAGTCTGGGAATCCGCCTTCGACATCGACCACCGGATCGCGGACTACGCCCGCTTCGGCGTCGGCGTCCAGGTGGTGTCGACGGTGCCGGTGATGTTCTCGTACTGGGCCAAGGGCTACCAGGCGCTGGAGCTGCACACCCACCTCAACGACGACATGGCCGCCGCCTGCGAAGCGCGACCGCGCCACTACGCGGGCATCGGCACCGTCCCGCTGCAATCGCCCGACCTCGCCATCCGTGAGATGGAGCGCTGCATCGGCGAACTGGGCCTGCAGGGCGTGCAGATCGGTTCGCATTGCAACGACTGGAACCTGGACGCGCCGGAGCTCTTCCCGTTCTTCGAGGCCGCTGCCGACCTGGGCGCCGCCGTCCTGGTGCACCCGTGGGACATGATGGGCACCGACACCATGCCCAAGTACTGGCTGCCATGGCTGGTGGGCATGCCGGCGGAGCAGTCGCGCGCGGCCTGCTCGCTGATCTTCGGCGGCGTGCTTGAACGCCTGCCGGACCTGAAGGTGATGCTCGCCCATGGTGGCGGCAGCTTCCCCTACTCCATCGGCCGCATCGAACACGGCTTCCGCATGCGCCCGGACCTGGTCGCCACGGACAACGCACGCAACCCGCGCGACTACTTCAGCCGGCTGTTCTTCGACTCCTGCGTGCACGACGACGCGGCGCTGCGCTTCCTGCTCGATACGGTGGGCAGCGAACGCGTGATGCTGGGCACCGACTACCCCTTCCCCCTGGGCGAGCAGGAGCCCGGCAGCGGCATCGAGGCCCTCGGCCTGGACGACGCCACCCGCGCCCGCCTGTTCCACGGCACGGCGCTGGAGTGGCTGGGCGTTCCGCTCAGCCGATTCCAGCCTGTTGCTGCCGTGGCGTGA
- the kynU gene encoding kynureninase yields MNGFEATRAWADAQDAADPLRRFRDEFHIPPHHGADTLYFCGNSLGLQPKGVRAAIEAELHDWSELAVEAHFRGRSPWMHYHEYVRDAMAEVVGAKPLEVVAMNTLGVNLHLMMVSFYRPTKGRPAILMEAGAFPTDRYALESQVRFHGFDPATDLIELQPDGPGGTLSMDAIEAAIAEHGSRVALILLPGIQYRTGQVFDLNRIVELGHAAGCMVGFDLAHAAGNLPLTLHDTGADFAVWCTYKYLNAGPGAVAGAFVHERHAQADVPRFAGWWGHDKSTRFQMGPQFVPTPGADGWQLSNPPILALAPLRASLDVFTRAGMPRLVEKSRRLTAYLDWLIRTRLDDTLDIVTPNDPAQRGAQLSVRVRAGRDAGRALFTYLEQNGVIGDWREPDVIRLSPTPLYNRYADCLGAVEAIEAWRASQA; encoded by the coding sequence ATGAACGGTTTTGAAGCCACCCGCGCCTGGGCCGATGCCCAGGACGCCGCCGACCCGCTCCGCCGCTTCCGCGACGAGTTCCACATTCCGCCGCACCACGGCGCGGACACGCTGTACTTCTGCGGCAACTCGCTGGGGCTCCAGCCGAAGGGTGTACGCGCGGCGATCGAAGCCGAACTGCATGACTGGTCGGAGCTGGCCGTCGAAGCCCATTTCCGCGGCCGCTCGCCGTGGATGCACTACCACGAGTACGTGCGCGACGCGATGGCTGAGGTGGTCGGCGCGAAGCCGCTCGAAGTGGTCGCGATGAACACGCTGGGCGTGAACCTGCACCTTATGATGGTCAGCTTCTACCGGCCGACAAAGGGGCGCCCCGCCATCCTGATGGAAGCCGGTGCGTTCCCGACCGACCGCTACGCCCTCGAATCGCAGGTGCGTTTCCACGGCTTCGACCCCGCCACCGACCTGATCGAACTGCAGCCGGATGGCCCGGGCGGCACGTTGTCGATGGACGCCATCGAAGCGGCCATCGCGGAGCACGGCTCGCGCGTGGCGCTGATCCTGCTGCCGGGCATCCAGTACCGCACCGGCCAGGTCTTCGACCTGAACCGCATTGTCGAGCTCGGCCACGCGGCGGGCTGCATGGTCGGGTTTGACCTGGCGCATGCCGCCGGCAACCTGCCGCTCACCCTGCACGACACCGGCGCCGACTTCGCCGTGTGGTGCACGTACAAGTACCTCAACGCGGGCCCGGGCGCGGTCGCCGGCGCCTTCGTCCACGAGCGCCATGCCCAGGCGGACGTGCCGCGCTTCGCCGGCTGGTGGGGCCACGACAAGTCCACGCGTTTCCAGATGGGCCCTCAGTTCGTGCCCACGCCGGGCGCCGACGGCTGGCAGCTCTCCAACCCGCCGATCCTGGCGCTCGCGCCGCTGCGCGCGTCGCTGGATGTGTTCACCCGCGCCGGCATGCCGCGCCTGGTGGAAAAGAGCCGGCGCCTCACCGCCTACCTCGACTGGCTGATCCGCACGCGGCTGGACGACACGCTGGATATCGTCACGCCGAATGATCCCGCCCAGCGCGGCGCGCAGCTTTCCGTGCGCGTGCGTGCCGGCCGTGACGCCGGGCGTGCGCTGTTCACCTACCTCGAGCAGAACGGCGTCATCGGCGACTGGCGCGAACCCGATGTCATCCGCCTCTCGCCCACGCCGTTGTACAACCGCTATGCCGATTGCCTCGGCGCCGTGGAAGCCATCGAGGCCTGGCGCGCGAGCCAGGCATGA
- a CDS encoding TolC family outer membrane protein, whose protein sequence is MYARLLVAAVALTATPSMARGVDLLDVYRLALASDPVVAQARADHRAALERARQGSGLFAPQLSLQMSWQQKQPYPSPVHGRATGLYRQRSLALTLNQRIIDRPAQWDGAATREEAAAAAVQLEAETQKLRLRVAEAYFAVLATEDALRLTEAKARVMKDQVDLAARRVDVGLAAVTESYEAGTVYAAAAVDVTNARIAAADSREALIQLTGKDVGALKVLGPHDPADERMVSVPVARSPRVAAAEHRVAAAQHRLAGARAGRLPTLGFQASYGGTTAWAVHAPLAALPRHNGRRALTVRLTLKVPLFGGTADASRVSRAIHQHDVAQSALESMRRDVLRGTRSSLRAVDVGRLRVDALAAAVASAETACEVTRAGLAVGTRNFADVLAAETRLAAARMTYSKARHASAADTLRAAYEQGSLTDLMLADASR, encoded by the coding sequence ATGTACGCAAGGCTGCTCGTAGCCGCGGTGGCGCTCACGGCCACGCCGTCGATGGCGCGCGGCGTCGACCTGCTTGACGTGTACCGCCTCGCGCTGGCGAGCGATCCCGTGGTCGCCCAGGCCAGGGCCGATCATAGGGCTGCGTTAGAGCGTGCGAGGCAAGGCTCGGGATTGTTCGCGCCGCAGCTTTCCTTGCAGATGTCATGGCAGCAGAAGCAGCCTTACCCTTCGCCTGTGCACGGGCGGGCCACGGGGCTCTATCGCCAACGTTCCCTTGCGTTGACGCTCAACCAAAGGATCATCGATAGGCCAGCACAATGGGATGGCGCGGCAACACGCGAGGAGGCGGCCGCCGCAGCGGTGCAGCTGGAGGCGGAGACGCAGAAACTGAGGCTAAGGGTCGCCGAAGCGTACTTCGCCGTCCTGGCCACCGAGGACGCACTGCGGCTGACGGAAGCGAAGGCTCGCGTGATGAAGGATCAGGTCGATCTCGCGGCGCGGCGCGTTGACGTGGGTCTGGCGGCGGTGACTGAATCCTACGAGGCAGGCACCGTTTACGCCGCGGCCGCCGTCGACGTGACGAACGCGAGGATCGCCGCGGCGGATTCGCGCGAGGCCCTGATCCAACTCACGGGAAAGGATGTGGGTGCCTTGAAGGTGCTGGGACCCCACGACCCTGCCGACGAGCGCATGGTTTCGGTGCCCGTTGCGCGCTCACCACGCGTCGCAGCGGCGGAGCATCGCGTTGCCGCTGCACAGCATCGTTTGGCCGGTGCGCGCGCGGGCCGGCTACCAACACTGGGCTTTCAGGCCAGCTACGGTGGGACAACCGCCTGGGCGGTCCATGCACCGCTCGCGGCGCTGCCTCGCCACAACGGCCGTCGGGCCCTGACGGTGCGCCTCACGCTGAAGGTGCCGCTGTTCGGCGGAACAGCCGACGCATCGCGTGTGAGCCGTGCCATCCATCAACACGATGTCGCACAGAGCGCCCTGGAATCGATGCGACGCGACGTGCTGCGTGGCACCCGTAGCAGCCTTCGCGCCGTGGATGTCGGCCGCCTGCGCGTCGACGCCCTCGCGGCAGCTGTCGCCTCCGCCGAAACGGCTTGCGAGGTGACCCGCGCCGGGCTTGCCGTGGGTACCCGGAATTTCGCGGATGTACTCGCGGCAGAGACACGCCTCGCGGCGGCGAGGATGACGTACTCAAAAGCGCGGCATGCTTCGGCGGCGGACACGTTGCGCGCGGCCTACGAACAGGGCTCTCTCACGGACCTCATGCTTGCCGACGCGTCGCGGTAA
- a CDS encoding glutamate-5-semialdehyde dehydrogenase, whose product MTLLRDQALACRDAAPAIAALDTAAKQRLLHRMADALLADTALVLAANAIDMAAAQQNGTSTAMLDRLRLDAGRLTAVAEAMRHVAGLPDPVGLVTRRETRPNGITVERVRIPLGVIAMIYEARPNVTADAAALCLMAGNAAILRGGSDAMHSNLAIAAALRRALREEGLPEAVVTVIDDPGRDAMVELLQLTDIVDLAIPRGGEGLIRFVAEHARVPVIKHYKGVCHLYVDRDADETLALDLLIDGKTSRPGVCNALETLLVHHDIAASFIPKAVAALHARGVEVRGDDATRILAPEVRVATDDDYAAEFLDLVIAMRVVPDIDDAITHIRRFGSDHTEVIATCDSAAADRFVKALRSAVVMVNASSRFSDGGELGLGAEIGISTTRLHAYGPMGAESLTVERFVVRGEGQTRHPV is encoded by the coding sequence GTGACCCTTCTGCGAGACCAGGCGCTGGCCTGCCGCGACGCCGCACCGGCGATCGCCGCGCTCGATACCGCCGCGAAGCAGCGCCTGCTTCATCGCATGGCAGATGCGTTGCTCGCCGATACGGCGCTGGTGCTGGCGGCCAACGCGATCGACATGGCCGCCGCGCAGCAGAACGGCACCAGCACCGCGATGCTCGACCGCCTGCGCCTCGACGCGGGCCGGCTCACGGCGGTGGCCGAGGCGATGCGCCATGTCGCCGGACTGCCGGATCCCGTTGGCCTCGTCACCCGCCGCGAAACTCGCCCGAATGGCATCACCGTCGAGCGCGTGCGCATCCCGCTGGGGGTGATCGCGATGATCTACGAGGCACGCCCCAACGTCACCGCCGACGCGGCCGCGCTGTGCCTGATGGCCGGCAACGCGGCGATCCTGCGCGGCGGTTCCGACGCCATGCATTCCAATCTCGCCATCGCCGCCGCGTTGCGCCGGGCCCTGCGCGAGGAGGGACTGCCCGAGGCCGTCGTCACCGTCATCGATGACCCGGGCCGGGATGCGATGGTGGAACTGCTGCAGCTCACCGATATTGTCGACCTCGCCATACCGCGCGGCGGCGAAGGCCTGATTCGCTTTGTCGCCGAACATGCGCGCGTGCCCGTGATCAAGCACTACAAGGGTGTGTGCCACCTCTACGTCGACAGGGATGCCGACGAGACGCTGGCCCTCGACCTGCTCATCGATGGCAAGACCAGCCGCCCCGGCGTGTGCAACGCGCTAGAGACGCTACTCGTCCACCACGACATCGCGGCGTCGTTCATCCCCAAGGCCGTCGCCGCGCTGCACGCGCGCGGCGTGGAGGTGCGCGGTGACGACGCCACGCGCATCCTCGCCCCTGAGGTCCGCGTTGCGACCGATGACGACTACGCCGCCGAGTTCCTCGATCTCGTCATCGCCATGCGCGTGGTGCCGGATATCGACGACGCCATCACCCACATCCGCCGCTTCGGTTCGGATCACACCGAAGTCATCGCCACCTGCGACAGCGCCGCCGCCGATCGCTTCGTGAAAGCGCTGCGTTCGGCCGTGGTCATGGTCAACGCCTCATCGCGCTTCAGCGATGGCGGCGAGCTGGGCCTGGGCGCGGAAATCGGCATTTCCACCACACGCCTGCACGCCTACGGGCCGATGGGCGCCGAGTCGCTGACCGTGGAGCGGTTTGTCGTGCGCGGGGAAGGGCAGACGCGACATCCCGTGTAA
- the proB gene encoding glutamate 5-kinase → MAAGFTEQPLPTWRRAVLKVGSSLLTTPDGALTGRHADALAAFVAASRRAGREVVIVSSGAVAAGRGLATPERGAGLTGRQALAALGQTRLIALWQTFFDAPVAQVLLTHDDLRNRRRYLNARSTLRELLAIGAIPVINENDTVAVDELKLGDNDNLAAIVAALVDADVLFIASDIAGLYTANPRTDPDAAPVMEVAEVTPEHLASAGGAGTVAGTGGMRTKLDAAIKAAAAGIETVLFDGRDAACLGRLADGALVGTRLRAPRSRLAARKYWLRHAPSAGRVTVDPGAVDALRGRGASLLPGGVVDAVGDFARGDVVEILAGGEPFARGIAQYGATDVRRIARRHTRDIEAVLGYSYGETIVHRDDLVVLPDAARLP, encoded by the coding sequence ATGGCAGCGGGCTTCACCGAACAACCCCTACCCACGTGGCGCCGTGCGGTGCTTAAGGTCGGCAGCAGCCTGCTGACGACCCCGGACGGCGCGCTGACCGGCCGGCACGCCGATGCGCTCGCGGCATTTGTCGCCGCGAGCCGCCGGGCGGGCAGGGAAGTGGTCATCGTGTCCTCCGGCGCCGTCGCCGCCGGCCGGGGCCTGGCGACGCCGGAACGTGGCGCGGGGCTCACGGGCCGCCAGGCGCTTGCCGCCCTCGGCCAGACCCGTCTTATCGCCCTGTGGCAAACCTTCTTCGATGCCCCCGTGGCCCAGGTACTGCTCACCCACGACGACCTGCGCAACCGGCGGCGCTACCTCAACGCGCGCAGCACCCTGCGCGAGCTGCTGGCGATCGGCGCCATCCCGGTCATCAACGAAAACGACACCGTGGCCGTCGACGAGCTGAAGCTCGGCGACAACGACAACCTCGCGGCGATCGTGGCCGCGCTGGTGGATGCGGACGTGCTCTTCATTGCCTCCGACATCGCCGGCCTTTACACCGCCAATCCGCGTACCGATCCCGATGCCGCCCCCGTGATGGAGGTGGCCGAGGTCACGCCCGAACACCTCGCCAGCGCGGGCGGGGCCGGCACCGTCGCAGGCACCGGAGGCATGCGCACGAAGCTCGACGCCGCGATCAAGGCGGCCGCGGCGGGCATCGAGACGGTGCTGTTCGATGGCCGCGATGCGGCCTGCCTGGGGCGTCTGGCCGACGGCGCCCTCGTCGGTACCCGCCTGCGTGCGCCACGCTCACGCCTGGCGGCCCGCAAGTACTGGCTACGCCACGCGCCGTCGGCAGGGCGCGTGACGGTGGACCCAGGCGCCGTGGACGCCCTGCGTGGGCGCGGCGCCTCCCTGCTCCCCGGTGGGGTCGTCGACGCCGTGGGCGACTTCGCCCGCGGCGATGTCGTCGAGATCCTCGCGGGCGGTGAGCCGTTCGCCCGCGGTATCGCCCAGTACGGGGCGACGGACGTTCGTCGCATCGCCAGGCGCCACACCCGTGACATCGAGGCCGTGCTGGGCTACAGCTATGGCGAGACCATCGTCCACCGCGACGACCTGGTCGTCCTCCCCGACGCCGCGAGGTTGCCGTGA
- a CDS encoding argininosuccinate lyase encodes MTQPLWQKSDTQVDAKIMRFLAGNDVVLDREFFLHDITASKAHVEGLANIGVVSADERDALKRELDALAADFSAGAFVLDDRFEDGHSAIEARLTERLGDAGRRVHTGRSRNDQILVATRLWLKEKLATLEALCRRIAEVCLERAAGDALPMPGYTHIQRAVVSSTGMWFAAFAEAFIDNTLRARQARVLIDANPLGTAAGYGVNVGLDRAHTTQALGFARMQVSPIYAQLSRGKFEMAALDAVGTALLDTRRLAWDLSLFTTAEFDFVKLPSEYTTGSSIMPNKRNPDVVELLRASYASVAAARTEIEQLLSLPSGYQRDLQFSKGSLFHGFSMGLGALELLPDMLARFEWKADRMRAAIEPAMYATDVAIEQAVAGVPFRDAYRAAAETAASAGEGRSPESSLAARTSPGAGHDLMLDTLRERLANMA; translated from the coding sequence ATGACCCAGCCGCTCTGGCAGAAATCGGACACCCAGGTCGACGCGAAGATCATGCGTTTCCTCGCCGGCAACGACGTGGTGCTCGACCGCGAGTTCTTCCTCCATGACATCACCGCCAGCAAGGCGCACGTGGAAGGCCTGGCCAACATCGGCGTGGTCTCCGCGGATGAACGCGATGCGCTGAAGCGCGAGCTCGATGCACTGGCGGCGGATTTCTCCGCCGGCGCCTTCGTCCTGGACGACCGCTTCGAAGACGGCCACTCGGCCATCGAAGCCCGCCTCACCGAGCGCCTGGGCGATGCGGGCCGCCGCGTGCACACCGGCCGCAGCCGCAACGACCAGATCCTGGTGGCGACGCGCCTGTGGCTGAAGGAGAAGCTGGCGACGCTGGAAGCGCTGTGCCGCCGCATCGCCGAGGTCTGCCTCGAGCGTGCCGCGGGTGATGCGCTGCCGATGCCGGGATATACGCACATCCAGCGTGCCGTCGTCTCGTCCACGGGCATGTGGTTCGCCGCCTTTGCCGAAGCCTTCATCGACAACACGCTGCGCGCCCGCCAGGCGCGCGTGCTGATCGATGCCAACCCGCTGGGCACCGCGGCCGGCTACGGCGTGAACGTGGGCCTGGACCGTGCGCACACCACGCAGGCGCTTGGCTTTGCGCGCATGCAGGTCTCGCCGATCTACGCCCAGCTCTCGCGCGGCAAGTTCGAGATGGCCGCGCTCGACGCCGTCGGCACGGCGCTCCTCGACACACGCCGCCTCGCGTGGGACCTGTCGCTGTTCACCACGGCCGAGTTCGATTTCGTAAAGCTGCCGTCGGAGTACACCACCGGCTCGTCGATCATGCCGAACAAACGCAACCCGGACGTCGTGGAGCTGCTGCGTGCCAGTTACGCCTCGGTGGCCGCCGCGCGTACGGAGATCGAACAGCTGCTGTCGCTGCCGTCGGGCTACCAGCGCGACCTGCAGTTCTCCAAGGGTTCCCTGTTCCATGGCTTCTCCATGGGCCTTGGTGCGCTGGAACTGTTGCCGGACATGCTGGCCCGCTTCGAGTGGAAGGCCGACAGGATGCGCGCCGCGATCGAGCCGGCGATGTATGCCACGGACGTGGCCATCGAGCAGGCGGTCGCCGGCGTGCCGTTCCGCGACGCCTACCGGGCCGCGGCCGAAACCGCGGCGTCCGCCGGCGAAGGTCGTTCGCCCGAATCCAGCCTCGCCGCCCGCACGTCACCCGGTGCAGGCCACGACCTGATGCTGGATACGCTGCGCGAGCGTCTCGCCAACATGGCCTGA